One segment of Variovorax sp. V93 DNA contains the following:
- a CDS encoding type VI secretion system tube protein Hcp has protein sequence MAVDMFMRVEGANGESKDSNHKDWTDIKSFAWGATQPGNMVSGGGGGVGKASFNDLQVLARIDKAAPSVMKNCASGKHLSKVEVSVCKAGGSQIEYTRVTLEEVLVTSVQYSAEQGGDAVLVQFAFQAAKVKQQYWEQTDKGGKGAETVLAWNIKENREA, from the coding sequence ATGGCAGTAGACATGTTCATGCGCGTCGAGGGCGCGAACGGCGAATCCAAGGACTCGAACCACAAGGACTGGACGGATATCAAGTCGTTCGCATGGGGAGCAACGCAGCCTGGCAACATGGTCAGCGGCGGCGGGGGCGGTGTGGGCAAGGCGAGCTTCAACGACCTGCAGGTGCTCGCGCGCATCGACAAGGCGGCGCCGTCGGTGATGAAGAACTGCGCGAGCGGCAAGCACCTGAGCAAGGTGGAAGTGTCGGTGTGCAAGGCGGGTGGTTCGCAGATCGAATACACGCGCGTGACGCTGGAAGAAGTGCTGGTCACCTCGGTGCAGTACTCGGCCGAGCAGGGCGGGGATGCGGTGCTGGTGCAGTTCGCGTTCCAGGCGGCCAAGGTGAAGCAGCAGTACTGGGAGCAGACCGACAAGGGCGGCAAGGGCGCCGAAACCGTGCTGGCCTGGAACATCAAGGAAAACCGGGAAGCCTGA
- a CDS encoding type VI secretion system Vgr family protein, translated as MPTGSAPLARVLSVSSPAMPMLGGEPALEPIAIEGDEGLSRLFRYTLTLATPEQPGYNERQAANVAIKQLVGEQLTAHIVLDGRPGKGPDQRHISGLVTRVRFLRLENRRALYEAVIEPWLALATRTSDYRIFQNQNVLDIVREVLGKYGLPFDLRATRSYPPREFQVQYGESDHDFVARLLHEWGLYFYFEHEESSHRLVIVDDMASHRPFAHAGYQRIPFHAAEATVREEHCDRFNACEALQSGRWVTSDFDFKRPKAELQQVSAMPRKTAQATWERYGWPGDYVVESEGEQLVRTRMEETGSQGERASGAGNLRAVVPGCLLTLERHPQNESNRQYLVTDARLRLQDVGDASAQQEFECRVDFEVIPASKVFRAPAPPVPRPRTTGPQTAIVTGPAGREIWTDEYGRVKLSFHWNRYCTKDENSSCWVRVSSPWAGTNFGGIQIPRIGQEVIVDFENGDPDRPIVTGRVYNADNMPPWTLPDNATQSGLLTRSSEGGNSTTANALRFEDKKGQEQLWLHAERNQDIEVEHDETHWVGNDRIKTIDHDETTHVRHDRTETVDHDETITIGNNRMETIKANELLTVLQNMNRFVALTSSEEVGIAKTSLVGLTQTVAVGKSKNEHIGEDFSLTVGEKLVITVGKSRLEMTKDGEVTLTGTRFDFRATGAVRINGKVIDLC; from the coding sequence ATGCCAACAGGTTCCGCGCCGCTGGCGCGTGTTCTCAGCGTTTCATCGCCGGCCATGCCCATGCTGGGCGGCGAGCCGGCGCTGGAGCCCATCGCCATCGAAGGCGACGAAGGGCTCAGCAGGCTGTTCCGCTACACCCTGACGCTGGCCACTCCCGAGCAGCCTGGCTACAACGAGCGCCAGGCCGCCAACGTGGCCATCAAGCAGCTGGTGGGCGAGCAGCTCACCGCGCACATCGTGCTCGATGGTCGTCCCGGCAAGGGCCCTGACCAGCGCCACATCTCGGGCCTGGTGACGCGCGTGCGCTTCCTGCGCCTGGAGAACCGGCGCGCGCTGTACGAAGCCGTGATCGAGCCCTGGCTCGCGCTGGCCACGCGCACCAGCGACTACCGCATCTTCCAGAACCAGAACGTGCTGGACATCGTGCGCGAGGTGCTCGGCAAGTACGGGCTGCCCTTCGACTTGCGCGCCACCCGCAGCTATCCACCGCGCGAGTTCCAGGTGCAGTACGGCGAGAGCGACCACGACTTCGTCGCGCGGCTGCTGCACGAGTGGGGCCTGTACTTCTACTTCGAGCACGAGGAGAGCAGCCACAGGCTGGTGATCGTCGACGACATGGCGTCGCACCGGCCCTTCGCCCATGCGGGCTACCAGCGCATTCCCTTCCATGCGGCCGAAGCCACCGTGCGCGAGGAGCACTGCGACCGCTTCAACGCCTGCGAGGCGCTGCAAAGCGGCCGCTGGGTGACCAGCGACTTCGACTTCAAGCGCCCGAAGGCCGAGTTGCAGCAGGTCAGCGCCATGCCGCGCAAGACGGCGCAGGCCACCTGGGAGCGCTACGGCTGGCCGGGCGACTACGTGGTCGAGTCCGAAGGCGAGCAGCTGGTGCGCACGCGCATGGAAGAGACCGGCAGCCAGGGCGAGCGCGCCAGCGGCGCGGGCAACCTGCGCGCGGTGGTGCCGGGCTGCCTGCTCACGCTGGAGCGCCATCCCCAGAACGAGTCGAACCGCCAGTACCTGGTGACCGACGCCCGCCTGCGGCTGCAGGACGTGGGCGATGCCAGCGCGCAGCAGGAGTTCGAGTGCCGCGTCGATTTCGAGGTGATCCCGGCGAGCAAGGTGTTCCGCGCGCCGGCCCCGCCGGTGCCCAGGCCGCGCACCACCGGTCCGCAGACGGCGATCGTCACCGGCCCGGCCGGGCGCGAGATCTGGACCGACGAATACGGCCGCGTGAAGCTCAGCTTCCACTGGAACCGCTACTGCACCAAGGACGAGAACAGCTCGTGCTGGGTGCGCGTGTCCTCGCCCTGGGCCGGCACCAACTTCGGCGGCATCCAGATTCCGCGCATCGGCCAGGAGGTGATCGTCGATTTCGAGAACGGCGACCCCGACCGGCCCATCGTCACCGGGCGCGTCTACAACGCCGACAACATGCCGCCGTGGACCCTGCCGGACAACGCCACGCAGAGCGGCCTGCTCACCCGCAGCTCCGAAGGTGGAAACAGCACGACCGCCAACGCACTGCGCTTCGAGGACAAGAAGGGCCAGGAGCAGCTGTGGCTGCATGCGGAGCGCAACCAGGACATCGAGGTCGAGCACGACGAGACGCACTGGGTGGGGAACGACCGCATCAAGACCATCGACCATGACGAAACCACGCACGTCAGGCATGACCGCACCGAGACAGTGGACCACGACGAAACCATCACCATCGGCAACAACCGCATGGAGACGATCAAGGCCAACGAGCTGCTGACCGTGCTGCAGAACATGAACCGCTTCGTGGCGCTCACCTCGTCCGAGGAGGTCGGCATCGCCAAGACCTCGCTGGTCGGCCTCACGCAGACGGTGGCCGTGGGCAAGAGCAAGAACGAGCACATCGGCGAGGACTTCTCTCTCACCGTCGGCGAGAAGCTCGTGATCACGGTCGGCAAGAGCCGGCTCGAGATGACGAAGGATGGCGAGGTCACGCTCACCGGCACCCGGTTCGACTTCCGGGCCACCGGTGCGGTGCGGATCAACGGCAAGGTCATCGATCTTTGCTGA
- a CDS encoding Bug family tripartite tricarboxylate transporter substrate binding protein: protein MPSFPLRAGASRRLAMAAASLVAGATLLAPAGVLAQASYPSRPIRLIVPFPAGGGTDLIAREVANKVATSNGWSIVIDNKPGSGGNLGVDAAAKAAPDGYTLVLGQTSNLAINPTLYAKLPYNPEKDLTPIGLVASAPLVLVVAADSPYKTLADVVAAAKARPEALNYASSGSGTVAHLATELFQKTANVRFTHVPYKGAAQGSTDLIGGQIQMYMSSVPTLIGHIKSGKMRPIVVTSRKRTTDLPDAPTVDESGYKGFEAATWFGVAGPAGLPKDMVAKLNAAFNKALQDPEVKRKLASQGAEVKGSTPEEFGAYIREETVRWGKVVKDSGAKVD, encoded by the coding sequence ATGCCCTCTTTCCCGCTTCGTGCCGGCGCTTCGCGTCGTCTCGCCATGGCCGCCGCAAGCCTGGTTGCCGGCGCCACCCTCCTCGCGCCCGCCGGTGTTCTTGCGCAGGCCTCGTATCCGTCGCGGCCGATCCGGCTGATCGTGCCGTTCCCGGCCGGCGGCGGCACCGACCTGATCGCGCGTGAGGTCGCCAACAAGGTCGCCACCAGCAACGGCTGGTCGATCGTCATCGACAACAAGCCCGGCTCGGGCGGCAACCTCGGGGTCGATGCGGCCGCCAAGGCCGCGCCCGACGGCTACACGCTGGTGCTCGGCCAGACCAGCAACCTGGCGATCAATCCAACGCTCTACGCGAAGCTGCCCTACAACCCGGAAAAGGACCTGACACCGATCGGCCTCGTCGCCAGCGCGCCGCTGGTGCTGGTGGTGGCGGCCGACTCGCCATACAAGACACTGGCCGACGTGGTGGCCGCGGCCAAGGCCAGACCCGAGGCGCTCAACTATGCGAGTTCGGGCAGCGGCACGGTGGCGCACCTGGCGACCGAGCTCTTCCAGAAGACCGCCAACGTGCGGTTCACGCATGTGCCCTACAAGGGCGCCGCGCAAGGATCGACCGACCTGATCGGCGGCCAGATCCAGATGTACATGTCCTCGGTGCCCACGCTGATCGGGCACATCAAGAGCGGCAAGATGCGCCCGATCGTCGTCACCTCGCGCAAGCGCACGACCGATCTCCCGGATGCGCCGACGGTGGACGAGTCGGGCTACAAGGGCTTCGAGGCCGCGACATGGTTCGGCGTTGCGGGCCCGGCCGGCCTGCCGAAGGACATGGTCGCCAAGCTCAACGCGGCGTTCAACAAGGCGCTGCAGGACCCCGAGGTCAAGCGCAAGCTCGCGAGCCAGGGCGCCGAGGTGAAGGGCAGCACGCCGGAAGAGTTCGGCGCCTACATCCGCGAAGAAACCGTGCGCTGGGGCAAGGTCGTCAAGGACTCGGGCGCCAAGGTCGATTGA
- a CDS encoding type VI secretion system Vgr family protein has translation MRRRVTIVTPAGDALQFHRLAGREALSQPYSFDIDLLGSHNAIDPKAMLGKGATVAIKTEHGEIRYLGGIVCGFGFFREGDRHCIYRMRLRPWLWLATRRSDFRIFQDQSVPEIITAVLERYGYPLEQKLGRSYRRWNYCVQYGESDFAFVSRLCEHEGLYYFFRHEAAQHVLVFADDIASSHGPLPGGEEVRFHVDEKAGMTGGRDARERIYEWASSDEIRSGRFVHNDYDHLHPRAELTEARQQPGGHDHDRSEWCEWPGGYTQPGDGEAYAAIRIEELQSERSRASGRSNRRDLAPGFTMRLASHPRADQNRQYLLLGVTYDLQENIQASEGANASEGSVQRFAFDVQPTELPWRPARTTPKPLIKSLQSAVVAGPPGEEIWTDQYGRVKVQFHWDRIGQRNENSSCWMRVSSSWAGGNFGEVALPRIGQEVLVGFLNGDPDYPIIIGRVHNAHEMPAWNLPEQKHLAGYRSRELGGGSGRGNHLVFDDTSGKVQSQLKSDHLSSSISLGHVGRIEDTAGRKEDRGQGFELRTDGHGAIRAMAGLLLTTEPRPQAQAHITDMHETVARLAQARELHNGLGQAAQDAKAQDPGDQDEVARALKEQNDAIKGSAGDPAQGQFPEFQQPHLTLASPAGMQAAVQGSMHLASLEHNALTSGAHTSVSAGKSFFVTARNAVRIFAMKAGFRLIAGYENIDIQALRNGITMLGKLNVKIESRRITVTAADEVLISGGGSYSLWNAQGIVHGTNGVWREHAAMHSLMGPDSRTPQVVNRDATAAFDQEVIFHHLDEKNTEAARQVFRLTRGDGSPPPPEPTASSDPAGLPRADTNASGATTDTDGTTQLQRSDGPEIYRVRWMGRKK, from the coding sequence ATGAGGCGGCGCGTCACCATCGTCACGCCGGCAGGCGATGCGCTTCAGTTCCATCGCCTCGCCGGCCGCGAAGCCCTCAGCCAGCCATACAGCTTCGACATCGACCTGCTGGGCAGCCACAACGCCATCGATCCGAAGGCCATGCTGGGCAAGGGAGCCACCGTTGCCATCAAGACCGAGCACGGCGAAATACGCTACCTCGGCGGCATCGTCTGCGGCTTCGGCTTTTTCCGCGAGGGCGACCGCCATTGCATCTACAGGATGCGGCTGCGTCCCTGGCTGTGGCTGGCCACCCGCCGCTCCGATTTCAGGATCTTCCAGGACCAGAGCGTTCCCGAAATCATCACCGCGGTGCTGGAGCGCTACGGCTACCCGCTCGAACAGAAGCTCGGCCGCAGCTACCGCCGCTGGAACTACTGCGTCCAGTATGGAGAAAGCGACTTCGCCTTCGTGTCCCGCCTCTGCGAACACGAGGGCCTGTACTACTTTTTCCGGCACGAAGCCGCACAGCATGTGCTGGTCTTCGCCGACGACATCGCCAGTTCGCACGGGCCCTTGCCCGGCGGCGAAGAAGTCCGCTTCCACGTCGACGAAAAAGCCGGCATGACCGGCGGCCGCGATGCCCGCGAGCGCATCTACGAATGGGCATCCTCCGACGAAATCCGATCGGGCCGTTTCGTTCACAACGACTACGACCACCTGCACCCCAGGGCCGAGCTGACCGAGGCGCGGCAGCAACCGGGCGGCCACGACCATGACCGCTCCGAGTGGTGCGAATGGCCCGGCGGCTACACCCAGCCTGGAGATGGCGAAGCCTATGCGGCCATCCGCATCGAAGAACTGCAGAGCGAGCGCAGCCGCGCCAGCGGCCGCTCCAACCGGCGCGACCTTGCGCCGGGCTTCACCATGCGCCTGGCAAGCCATCCCCGCGCCGACCAGAACCGGCAATACCTGCTGCTCGGCGTAACCTACGACCTCCAGGAAAACATTCAGGCCAGCGAAGGCGCGAACGCTTCCGAAGGCTCCGTTCAACGCTTCGCCTTCGACGTGCAGCCCACCGAGCTGCCGTGGCGGCCCGCGCGCACAACCCCCAAGCCACTCATCAAAAGCCTGCAGAGCGCCGTCGTGGCCGGCCCGCCCGGCGAGGAAATCTGGACCGACCAGTACGGCCGCGTGAAGGTGCAGTTCCACTGGGACCGCATCGGACAGCGCAACGAGAACTCCAGCTGCTGGATGCGCGTGTCCTCGAGCTGGGCCGGGGGGAATTTCGGCGAGGTGGCGCTGCCGCGCATCGGGCAGGAGGTCCTCGTCGGTTTCCTCAATGGCGATCCGGACTACCCCATCATCATCGGCCGCGTACACAACGCCCATGAAATGCCGGCATGGAACCTTCCCGAACAGAAGCACCTGGCAGGCTACCGCAGCCGCGAACTCGGCGGCGGCAGCGGTCGCGGCAACCACCTCGTGTTCGACGACACGAGCGGCAAAGTGCAGTCCCAGCTCAAGAGCGACCATCTGAGCAGCAGCATCAGCCTGGGCCATGTCGGCCGCATCGAGGACACGGCCGGGCGCAAGGAGGATCGCGGCCAGGGCTTCGAGCTGCGTACCGACGGGCACGGCGCCATCCGCGCCATGGCCGGCCTGCTCCTCACCACCGAGCCACGCCCCCAGGCGCAGGCCCACATCACCGACATGCACGAGACCGTGGCGCGGCTCGCGCAGGCGCGCGAACTGCACAACGGCCTCGGCCAGGCGGCGCAGGACGCCAAGGCTCAAGACCCAGGCGACCAGGACGAAGTGGCCCGGGCGCTGAAGGAACAGAACGACGCCATCAAGGGAAGCGCAGGCGACCCTGCACAAGGCCAGTTCCCCGAGTTCCAGCAGCCGCACCTGACCCTGGCCAGCCCGGCAGGCATGCAGGCCGCGGTGCAGGGTTCCATGCACCTTGCCAGCCTGGAGCACAACGCGCTCACCAGCGGCGCGCACACCAGCGTGAGCGCCGGCAAGAGCTTTTTCGTGACCGCAAGGAACGCCGTGCGCATATTTGCCATGAAGGCCGGCTTCCGCCTGATCGCCGGCTACGAGAACATCGACATCCAGGCCCTGCGCAACGGCATCACCATGCTGGGCAAGCTCAACGTCAAGATCGAATCACGGCGCATCACGGTCACCGCAGCAGACGAGGTGCTCATCAGTGGTGGCGGCAGCTACAGCCTCTGGAACGCACAGGGCATCGTGCACGGCACCAATGGGGTTTGGCGCGAGCATGCGGCCATGCACAGCCTCATGGGGCCGGACAGCCGCACGCCCCAGGTGGTGAACCGCGATGCGACGGCGGCGTTCGACCAGGAAGTCATCTTCCACCACCTCGATGAGAAGAACACGGAAGCGGCCAGGCAGGTGTTCAGGCTCACACGCGGTGACGGATCGCCTCCGCCGCCCGAGCCCACGGCCTCGTCCGATCCCGCCGGGCTTCCCCGCGCGGACACGAACGCCTCCGGTGCGACCACCGATACCGATGGCACGACGCAATTGCAGCGTTCCGATGGTCCCGAGATCTACAGGGTGCGTTGGATGGGGAGGAAGAAGTAA
- a CDS encoding T6SS immunity protein Tli4 family protein, whose product MTNPRIERLFEHTKLLCFGRYVLTAPVDSRLAFGRDFPTLPNQAKDIEKVMEAERTKILSANKTAEITYFGKGPAPNTWLIRSYEDKFAKKYELEEFHFYYVVGPHIFLDGDATAKSQNISADYLLKDAVETSKNLRPRGPDEVPTEQGLCHQFGFRRLDGAKGNVLTQVGLHIAALPDVVFSVQSNQTINATFPGNSDGLLKLIAERKREAGSRYPKLTTLREGKRKVHGWDGEESLVRRPDGTQDFEWMFIGENGGSVARPGNLSVAMHTKVEADRIGAAKASSLNDEEAIALWDKLLEGLKFRVAVPGAPANAVAIK is encoded by the coding sequence ATGACGAACCCTCGCATTGAACGGCTGTTCGAACACACCAAGCTGCTGTGCTTCGGGCGCTATGTACTCACGGCGCCCGTGGATTCGCGCCTGGCCTTCGGGCGGGACTTTCCGACACTGCCCAATCAAGCCAAGGACATCGAGAAGGTGATGGAGGCCGAGCGGACGAAAATCCTCTCGGCAAACAAGACAGCCGAAATCACCTACTTCGGCAAGGGACCGGCCCCGAATACGTGGCTTATTCGATCATACGAAGACAAGTTCGCAAAGAAATATGAACTTGAAGAATTTCATTTCTACTACGTCGTCGGGCCGCATATCTTTCTGGACGGTGATGCGACAGCCAAAAGCCAAAACATAAGTGCAGACTATTTGCTCAAGGATGCAGTGGAGACTTCAAAAAACCTGCGACCTCGTGGCCCCGATGAAGTGCCCACCGAACAGGGCCTGTGCCACCAATTCGGATTCCGGCGGCTGGACGGCGCCAAGGGCAACGTGCTGACCCAGGTCGGCCTTCACATAGCAGCCTTACCCGACGTGGTCTTCAGCGTCCAGAGCAACCAGACCATCAACGCCACCTTCCCCGGCAACAGCGATGGCCTGCTCAAGCTCATCGCCGAGCGCAAGCGCGAAGCGGGCAGCAGGTACCCCAAGCTCACCACCTTGCGCGAGGGCAAGAGGAAGGTCCATGGCTGGGACGGAGAAGAGTCGCTGGTGCGCCGCCCCGACGGCACGCAGGACTTCGAGTGGATGTTCATCGGCGAGAACGGCGGCAGCGTCGCACGTCCCGGCAACCTGAGTGTGGCGATGCACACCAAGGTCGAGGCCGACCGCATCGGCGCAGCCAAGGCCTCCTCGCTCAACGACGAAGAGGCCATCGCGTTGTGGGACAAGCTGCTCGAAGGCCTGAAGTTCCGCGTGGCGGTGCCGGGTGCGCCTGCCAATGCTGTGGCGATCAAGTGA
- a CDS encoding esterase/lipase family protein, with the protein MDGEEEVMAAQGKEEDIWLDFSLGIGGFADVAVATTPVADKRKIRARVPPGKIIPIVFLPGIMGSNLRLSRARQQHLKRSDNIAWRPDDAGDGWSRRNAEPAERQMRLDPDEVEVDRYEVTDNGHSHFDATGDATVSSDKRHGNVPDDLGRVGKLLVDDPVADPNHPLAKNSLSFTAAQKARARGWSEVMFSAYGDIIKRMENQLNDMVRGHGANARLSPVWTPAGGGNHAVPVRRDRAAMQNPSAFGAIGAPALTETDIRKIGNCWYPVHAFGYNWLKSNGEEARALAPKIDKLIQTYNENGFDCPGVILVTHSMGGILARALIHPDYGNINSKVLGIVHGVMPTTGAAAAYKRMRAGFEGGGIKADIIQGVLGDDGAKVTAVLANAQGGLELLPAAAYGTQWLHVQDQDGKFLARLPQGNAVDEIYTLGPQKWWRLMNPEWIDPAGQLGKPPKEGGKTKNQIGPEATMKRVEKAMEFANAIQNTFHERTYAHYGNDPDHPAWNEVSWRVVDGDAAKAGDPANWTMVPGEKGDNKKGLLKVRGNHGVELILKLQPPPAAADGTVPVERSASKVKAKLKFVQRGYDHQDSYMNPDADASTLYSIVRIANEFDPPWWDKKD; encoded by the coding sequence TTGGATGGGGAGGAAGAAGTAATGGCTGCCCAGGGCAAAGAAGAAGATATCTGGCTGGATTTCAGCCTCGGCATCGGCGGCTTCGCGGACGTGGCCGTCGCCACGACGCCGGTAGCCGACAAGCGAAAGATCCGCGCGCGCGTGCCGCCGGGAAAAATCATCCCCATCGTGTTCCTGCCGGGCATCATGGGCAGCAACCTGCGCCTGTCCAGGGCGCGGCAGCAGCATCTCAAGCGCAGCGACAACATCGCCTGGCGTCCCGACGATGCGGGAGACGGCTGGAGCCGGCGCAACGCCGAGCCGGCCGAGCGCCAGATGCGGCTGGATCCGGACGAAGTGGAAGTCGACCGCTACGAAGTCACCGACAACGGTCACAGCCACTTCGACGCCACGGGCGATGCGACCGTCAGCTCCGACAAGCGTCATGGCAACGTGCCTGATGACCTGGGCCGCGTCGGCAAGCTGCTGGTCGATGACCCCGTGGCGGACCCGAACCATCCGCTGGCGAAGAACAGCCTGAGCTTCACCGCTGCCCAGAAGGCCCGCGCGCGTGGCTGGAGCGAGGTGATGTTCAGCGCCTACGGCGACATCATCAAGCGCATGGAGAATCAGCTCAACGACATGGTGCGGGGCCATGGCGCGAACGCGAGGCTCTCTCCGGTCTGGACGCCTGCGGGAGGCGGCAACCACGCCGTGCCGGTCCGGCGCGATCGCGCGGCCATGCAGAACCCCTCGGCCTTCGGCGCCATCGGGGCCCCTGCGCTGACCGAAACCGACATCCGGAAGATCGGCAACTGCTGGTACCCCGTGCATGCCTTCGGCTACAACTGGCTCAAGAGCAATGGAGAGGAAGCCAGGGCGCTCGCGCCGAAGATCGACAAGCTCATCCAGACCTACAACGAGAACGGCTTCGACTGCCCGGGCGTGATCCTGGTGACCCACAGCATGGGCGGCATCCTGGCACGCGCGCTCATCCACCCGGACTACGGCAACATCAACAGCAAGGTGCTGGGCATCGTGCACGGCGTGATGCCCACCACCGGCGCGGCGGCGGCCTACAAGCGCATGCGCGCGGGCTTCGAGGGCGGTGGCATCAAGGCGGACATCATCCAGGGCGTGCTGGGCGATGACGGCGCGAAGGTGACGGCGGTGCTGGCCAATGCGCAGGGCGGGCTGGAACTGTTGCCGGCGGCGGCCTATGGCACGCAGTGGCTGCATGTGCAGGACCAGGATGGGAAGTTCCTTGCACGACTGCCCCAGGGCAATGCGGTGGATGAGATCTATACGTTGGGGCCGCAGAAGTGGTGGCGGCTCATGAATCCGGAGTGGATCGATCCGGCTGGGCAACTCGGAAAGCCTCCGAAAGAAGGTGGAAAAACCAAAAATCAGATCGGCCCTGAGGCAACCATGAAACGTGTCGAAAAAGCGATGGAATTCGCCAATGCCATCCAGAACACCTTCCACGAGCGCACCTACGCCCACTATGGCAACGATCCGGACCATCCGGCCTGGAACGAGGTGTCATGGCGCGTGGTCGACGGCGATGCGGCGAAGGCGGGCGACCCGGCGAACTGGACCATGGTGCCCGGCGAGAAAGGCGACAACAAGAAGGGCCTGCTGAAGGTGCGCGGCAACCACGGTGTGGAACTCATACTGAAACTCCAGCCACCCCCTGCCGCAGCCGATGGCACGGTGCCGGTGGAGCGCAGCGCGAGCAAGGTGAAGGCGAAGCTCAAGTTCGTCCAGCGCGGCTATGACCACCAGGACAGCTATATGAATCCGGATGCCGACGCCTCGACGCTGTACAGCATCGTGCGCATCGCCAATGAATTCGACCCGCCGTGGTGGGACAAGAAAGACTGA
- a CDS encoding LysR family transcriptional regulator, with amino-acid sequence MDLRDLQYFEVIAELEHMGRASERLHRTQPALTSCVKRLEEACGAALFERTGRGIRLTAAGKALLKWAQRTRFDVESACREIGDIGRGLAGNIRIGIVPTAAQFLLPPAARELIGEAPGITLRTTVALGDILTPLLRAGEIDLMVGTEGTQEPGFTSKLLAEDPIVVAAISSHEIFKKTRPTLKDLAGYRWVLQPPGAPTRDWLDQTFDRSHLPRPQVQVESTMLLMLPSLIAETGLLSFISRLHLQEGRSGAALREVKVRGVTMRRRMVVTYRESGYLSPAAQRLVVLLAKHGRFRSR; translated from the coding sequence TTGGACCTGCGCGATCTGCAGTATTTCGAGGTCATTGCCGAACTCGAGCACATGGGCCGCGCCTCCGAGCGGCTGCACCGGACCCAACCCGCACTGACGAGTTGCGTCAAGCGTCTCGAGGAGGCCTGTGGCGCGGCCCTGTTCGAGCGAACGGGGCGCGGCATCCGCCTCACGGCCGCCGGCAAGGCCCTGCTCAAGTGGGCGCAGCGCACGCGCTTCGACGTGGAGAGCGCGTGCCGCGAGATCGGCGACATCGGCCGCGGCCTGGCCGGCAACATCCGCATCGGCATCGTGCCCACGGCCGCGCAGTTCCTGCTCCCGCCGGCGGCGCGAGAACTGATTGGCGAGGCGCCGGGCATCACGCTTCGCACGACGGTCGCCCTGGGCGACATCCTGACGCCGCTGCTGCGGGCCGGCGAGATCGACCTGATGGTCGGCACCGAGGGCACGCAGGAGCCGGGCTTCACCTCGAAGCTGCTTGCCGAAGACCCGATCGTCGTGGCCGCAATCAGTTCGCACGAGATCTTCAAGAAGACGAGGCCGACGCTCAAGGACCTGGCGGGCTACCGCTGGGTGCTGCAGCCGCCCGGTGCGCCGACGCGCGACTGGCTGGACCAGACCTTCGACCGCAGCCACCTGCCGCGGCCCCAGGTGCAGGTGGAAAGCACGATGCTGCTGATGCTGCCGAGCCTGATCGCCGAGACCGGCCTGCTGAGCTTCATCTCGCGGCTGCACCTGCAGGAAGGCCGCTCGGGCGCGGCGCTGCGCGAGGTGAAGGTCCGGGGCGTGACCATGCGCCGCCGCATGGTGGTCACCTACCGCGAGAGCGGGTACCTCTCGCCGGCGGCGCAGCGCCTGGTGGTACTGCTGGCCAAGCACGGGCGCTTCCGTTCCCGCTGA
- a CDS encoding pentapeptide repeat-containing protein, with protein sequence MSSQKIITDHDLWRKGMGGAPAGLVGQADSLAYAGLDLDLAQFVTSTFNGSSFAATTFRQAVWRSCGFTGCNFTGCDFEGIALTDCVFTGCVFSRSQLRHSRLSGCRFSNCQWDALNFDSSHWTRVAILGCTGTTVQADGLSGEQVDFTGSHFEQLEFRNARIN encoded by the coding sequence ATGAGTTCCCAAAAAATCATCACCGACCACGACCTCTGGCGCAAAGGCATGGGAGGCGCACCCGCGGGGCTGGTCGGGCAGGCCGACAGCCTGGCCTATGCCGGCCTCGATCTCGACCTGGCCCAGTTCGTCACTTCCACTTTCAATGGCAGCAGCTTCGCGGCCACGACCTTCAGGCAGGCAGTCTGGCGTTCCTGTGGGTTCACTGGCTGCAACTTCACCGGCTGCGACTTCGAAGGCATCGCGCTCACCGACTGCGTCTTCACCGGCTGCGTGTTTTCTCGATCCCAGCTGCGGCACAGCCGGCTCAGCGGCTGCCGGTTCAGCAACTGCCAGTGGGATGCCCTGAACTTCGACAGCAGCCACTGGACCCGGGTCGCCATCCTGGGCTGCACCGGAACCACCGTGCAGGCCGACGGCCTGTCCGGCGAGCAGGTCGACTTCACGGGCAGCCATTTCGAGCAACTGGAATTTCGCAACGCGCGGATCAACTGA